A part of Xenopus tropicalis strain Nigerian chromosome 4, UCB_Xtro_10.0, whole genome shotgun sequence genomic DNA contains:
- the LOC105947167 gene encoding cleavage stimulation factor subunit 3-like isoform X2 — translation MWKKYIQWEKSNPLRTEDQTLITKRVMFAYEQCLLVLGHHPDIWYEAGQYLEQSSKLLAEKGDMNNAKLFSHEAANIYERAISTFLKKNMLLYFAYADYEESRMKYEKTHSIYNRLLAIEDIDPTLVYIQYMKFARRAEGIKSGRMIFKKAREDPRTRHHVYVTAALMEYYCSKRTITQEYYLNAF, via the exons atgtggaaaaaatatatacagtgggagaAGAGTAACCCTCTGCGAACAGAGGACCAGACCCTAATAACAAAAAGAG ttatGTTTGCATATGAGCAGTGTTTGTTGGTACTGGGACATCATCCGGACATCTGGTATGAAGCCGGACAATACCTTGAACAATCTAGCAAGCTGCTTGCTGAAAAAGGG GACATGAACAACGCTAAACTGTTCAGTCACGAAGCTGCCAATATCTATGAGCGGGCAATCAGTACATttctaaagaaaaacatgttgctgTATTTTGCCTACGCAGACTACGAAGAG AGCCGAATGAAGTATGAAAAAACACACAGCATATACAACAGATTACTCGCCATAGAAGATATAGATCCCACCTTG GTCTATATTCAGTACATGAAGTTTGCTAGGAGAGCTGAGGGCATCAAATCTGGGAGAATGATTTTCAAGAAAGCCAGGGAAGATCCCAGGACCCGTCATCACGTTTACGTCACTGCAGCCTTAATGGAGTATTACTGTAGCAAG aggaCAATAACACAAGAGTATTATTTGAACGCGTTTTAA
- the LOC105947167 gene encoding cleavage stimulation factor subunit 3-like isoform X1, with protein MGWSLNQVKAKNDDKVEKLFQRCLMKVLHIDLWKCCVSYVRETKGKLPSYKEKMAQAYDFALDKIGMEIMSYQIWVDYINFLKGVEAVGSYAENQRITAVRRVYQRGCVNPMINIEQLWRDYNKYEEGINIHLAKKMIEDRSRDYMNARRVAKEYETVMKGLQCSFRASSKHTPGSTAGGNVEKIYTVGEE; from the exons CTGTTCCAGAGGTGCCTCATGAAAGTCTTGCACATAGATCTGTGGAAATGCTGTGTGTCCTATGTGCGGGAAACCAAAGGGAAACTGCCAAGTTACAA gGAGAAAATGGCACAGGCGTATGACTTTGCGCTTGATAAAATTGGCATGGAAATCATGTCCTATCAG ATATGGGTCGACTACATCAATTTCCTGAAAGGAGT AGAAGCTGTGGGATCTTATGCTGAGAACCAAAGAATTACGGCCGTCCGCAGAGTTTACCAGCGAGGCTGTGTCAACCCCATGATTAACATCGAACAGCTTTGGAGGGATTACAACAAGTATGAAGAG GGTATCAACATCCATTTGGCAAAGAAAATGATTGAAGACAGAAGTAGAGATTACATGAATGCAAGAAGAGTTGCAAAG gAATATGAAACGGTGATGAAAGGTCTGCAATGCTCCTTCCGTGCCTCCTCAAAACACACCCCAGGAAGCACAGCAGGTGGAAatgtggaaaaaatatatacagtgggagaAGAGTAA